A single window of Corythoichthys intestinalis isolate RoL2023-P3 chromosome 21, ASM3026506v1, whole genome shotgun sequence DNA harbors:
- the egr2b gene encoding early growth response protein 2b — translation MTAKTLEKVPMPLGGFDNVYSVDDIAAGLPTSVAIFPCNSDLGSHYEQINAAGDPLMSAEMSAERRSLDLSSYSGGFSQPSSHRNQTFTYMGKFSIDSQYPANWNPEGVINIVSGIFNVAHPPPSTSSTSPAPSASPSHFPNRNLSCTMAAAHQNQVETEHHQLYSPPPPYSSAACGEVYQDPSAFLSTSTCHIASYPPPSYSSPKQHNGQDVPGLFPMIPEYPGFFQPACQRDMHGPSIPDRKPFGPCSLDTFRVPPPLTPLNTIRNYTLGGPSSEGGGPARLPSAYSPQNLPLRPILRPRKYPNRPSKTPIHERPYPCPAEGCDRRFSRSDELTRHIRIHTGHKPFQCRICMRNFSRSDHLTTHIRTHTGEKPFACDFCGRKFARSDERKRHTKIHLRQKERKSSTVSTSSSSSSVSSALERTGSICATNGMSS, via the exons ATGACGGCTAAAACTCTGGAGAAGGTGCCGATGCCGCTCGGGGGGTTCGACAACGTGTATTCCGTGGATGACATCGCCGCCGGTTTGCCCACGTCGGTTGCAATTTTTCCCTGCAACTCGGACTTGGGGTCACATTACGAGCAGATCAACGCGGCTGGAG atCCCTTAATGAGCGCAGAGATGAGCGCAGAGAGGCGTTCTCTGGACCTCTCGTCTTACTCCGGCGGTTTCTCCCAGCCTTCTTCACACCGCAACCAGACCTTCACCTACATGGGGAAGTTCTCCATCGACTCCCAGTATCCCGCAAACTGGAATCCCGAAGGAGTCATCAACATCGTCTCGGGCATCTTTAACGTTGCCCATCCTCCTCCATCCACGTCATCGACCTCTCCGGCTCCCTCGGCTTCTCCCAGTCACTTTCCGAACCGAAATTTGAGTTGCACCATGGCCGCGGCGCATCAGAACCAAGTCGAGACAGAGCACCATCAGCTTTACTCCCCTCCGCCGCCGTACTCTTCCGCCGCCTGCGGGGAGGTGTACCAGGATCCGTCGGCGTTTCTTTCCACTTCCACCTGCCACATCGCCTCGTACCCGCCGCCCTCGTACTCATCACCTAAGCAGCACAACGGCCAGGACGTGCCGGGACTTTTCCCGATGATCCCCGAGTACCCTGGCTTCTTCCAGCCGGCTTGTCAGCGAGACATGCACGGTCCGAGCATCCCGGATCGGAAGCCCTTCGGCCCGTGTTCCCTCGACACATTCCGCGTCCCACCACCTTTGACTCCGCTGAACACTATCCGAAATTACACGCTCGGCGGTCCGAGCTCTGAGGGAGGGGGGCCGGCGAGGCTTCCCTCCGCGTACAGCCCCCAGAATCTCCCTCTGAGGCCCATCCTGCGCCCGAGAAAATACCCCAACAGACCCAGCAAGACGCCCATCCACGAACGCCCGTACCCGTGCCCGGCGGAGGGGTGCGACCGGCGTTTCTCCCGTTCCGACGAACTCACCAGACATATTCGCATCCACACCGGACACAAGCCCTTCCAATGCAGGATATGCATGCGCAACTTCAGCCGCAGCGACCACCTGACTACTCACATACGCACCCACACGGGGGAGAAGCCGTTTGCTTGCGACTTCTGCGGCCGAAAATTCGCCAGGAGCGACGAAAGGAAGAGACATACGAAAATCCACCTGAGACAAAAGGAGAGAAAGTCCTCCACTGTCTCTACTTCGTCTTCGTCGTCATCCGTTAGCTCCGCGTTAGAGCGCACTGGAAGCATTTGCGCAACCAACGGGATGAGTTCTTAG